In one Corynebacterium bovis DSM 20582 = CIP 54.80 genomic region, the following are encoded:
- a CDS encoding ABC transporter permease — MTTDPVTVVPADPLPRTRWVTSWLALVRWSVIRHAYFLPVVAAVQVLFSVAVIYGIPLMLPAVDETTARYVSTGTWTLCTLAVGCVLAPQLLSVSKVEGLLDYQRTLPVPRSALLMSDVLVWLVIALPGIVSGIVAAQLRFSGYITVTLTVVPVILACQVTVLLIGYALTFWLPADASSLATQVILIGSLLFSPIVYPSDRLPGWLVTVHGYLPFVPVSRVIRHFSFPTDGVPLAPVSVIVVWTVVAYVLCLAALSRRK, encoded by the coding sequence ATGACCACTGACCCGGTGACCGTCGTCCCCGCGGACCCGCTCCCCCGGACCCGGTGGGTGACCAGCTGGCTGGCGCTCGTGCGGTGGAGTGTGATCCGGCACGCGTACTTCCTCCCCGTCGTCGCGGCGGTCCAGGTCCTGTTCTCCGTGGCGGTGATCTACGGGATCCCCCTCATGCTCCCGGCCGTCGACGAGACGACCGCGCGGTACGTCTCCACCGGGACGTGGACGCTGTGCACGCTCGCGGTGGGCTGCGTGCTGGCCCCGCAGCTGCTCAGCGTGTCCAAGGTGGAGGGGCTGCTCGACTATCAGAGGACCCTGCCGGTCCCCCGGTCCGCGCTGCTCATGTCCGACGTCCTCGTCTGGCTCGTGATCGCCCTGCCCGGGATCGTGTCCGGCATCGTCGCCGCGCAACTCCGGTTCTCCGGGTACATCACGGTCACCCTCACCGTGGTTCCCGTCATCCTCGCCTGCCAGGTCACCGTGCTGCTCATCGGGTACGCCCTGACGTTCTGGCTTCCCGCGGACGCGAGTTCCCTGGCGACCCAGGTCATCCTCATCGGGTCCCTGCTCTTCTCACCGATCGTCTACCCCTCCGACCGGCTGCCCGGGTGGCTCGTCACCGTGCACGGGTACCTGCCGTTCGTTCCGGTCAGCAGGGTGATCAGACACTTTTCCTTCCCCACCGACGGCGTCCCGCTCGCTCCGGTGTCGGTCATCGTCGTCTGGACCGTCGTCGCCTACGTTCTGTGCCTCGCGGCACTGTCAAGGAGAAAATAA
- a CDS encoding ABC transporter ATP-binding protein yields MDRYPILSTQSLAKSHGRKVLVHPTTMEILPGEVCALIGPNGAGKTTLLKTVCGFVQPTSGTVLVDGQPLTTATRTTLLPRIGVVIGPLEVPKRTTARQVLERHLRLMGRTGDDPVEPMLRRVGLDYAADLPVNSFSLGMKQRLSIARALAHGPSLLILDEPTNGLDRDAVDGLNDILTEIAAQGHAVILSTHVRSDISLMARTAYIMHRGQLGRKFDLTTMPAEGPGSLDDAYRAATTGGHQ; encoded by the coding sequence ATGGATCGATACCCGATTCTCAGTACGCAGAGCCTGGCGAAGAGCCACGGCAGAAAAGTTCTCGTCCACCCCACCACGATGGAGATCCTCCCCGGGGAGGTGTGCGCCCTCATCGGACCGAACGGCGCCGGAAAGACCACACTGCTCAAGACCGTGTGCGGGTTCGTGCAGCCGACGTCGGGGACCGTCCTGGTCGACGGCCAGCCCCTGACCACCGCCACCCGCACCACACTGCTGCCCCGGATCGGCGTCGTCATCGGCCCGCTCGAGGTCCCGAAGCGCACGACCGCCCGGCAGGTGCTCGAGCGCCACCTGCGGCTCATGGGCCGGACCGGTGACGACCCGGTCGAGCCGATGCTGCGGCGCGTCGGCCTCGACTACGCCGCCGACCTCCCCGTGAACAGCTTCTCCCTCGGCATGAAGCAGCGACTGTCCATCGCCCGCGCCCTCGCCCACGGGCCGTCGCTGCTCATTCTCGACGAACCCACCAACGGCCTGGACCGGGACGCCGTCGACGGCCTGAACGACATCCTCACCGAGATCGCCGCGCAGGGCCACGCCGTCATCCTGTCCACCCACGTCCGGTCGGACATCTCACTCATGGCCCGGACCGCCTACATCATGCACCGGGGCCAGCTGGGCCGGAAGTTCGACCTCACCACCATGCCCGCTGAGGGTCCCGGCTCCCTCGACGACGCCTACCGGGCCGCCACCACAGGAGGACACCAGTGA
- a CDS encoding DsbA family protein, whose protein sequence is MSQKIKAPNEKGAGGFLWGVVAIIVIAAVVIAFVVWKGSSKNADALAIGQDDVDFSVTAQDNKVTLKSDKVAKDAPVVDIYEDFSCPHCADLVTADNEDIKQAVSDGKMTVNLHFLNFLDGGKPGSSTRAAAVATVLAENNPKAFWNMHAKAFLDQDEVARQWGWEQFADSLKDYNLDDSVINSIRDGSVQKKGEDVAAANTEELKQKAGKVSAPVVYADGKEVQLKRGENGKPSSWVSDVVKG, encoded by the coding sequence GTGAGTCAGAAGATCAAGGCGCCGAACGAGAAGGGGGCGGGCGGATTCCTCTGGGGCGTCGTCGCCATCATCGTCATCGCGGCCGTCGTCATCGCGTTCGTCGTCTGGAAGGGCAGCTCGAAGAACGCCGACGCCCTCGCGATCGGGCAGGACGACGTCGACTTCTCCGTGACCGCGCAGGACAACAAGGTGACCCTCAAGAGCGACAAGGTCGCCAAGGACGCGCCGGTCGTCGACATCTACGAGGACTTCAGCTGCCCGCACTGCGCTGACCTCGTCACCGCGGACAACGAGGACATCAAGCAGGCTGTCTCCGACGGCAAGATGACCGTCAACCTGCACTTCCTCAACTTCCTCGACGGTGGCAAGCCCGGGTCCTCCACCCGTGCCGCCGCCGTCGCCACGGTCCTCGCGGAGAACAACCCCAAGGCGTTCTGGAACATGCACGCCAAGGCCTTCCTCGATCAGGACGAGGTCGCCCGCCAGTGGGGCTGGGAGCAGTTCGCCGACTCGCTGAAGGACTACAACCTCGACGACTCCGTCATCAACTCCATCCGTGACGGCTCCGTCCAGAAGAAGGGCGAGGATGTCGCCGCGGCGAACACCGAGGAGCTGAAGCAGAAGGCCGGCAAGGTCTCCGCCCCGGTCGTGTACGCCGACGGCAAGGAGGTCCAGCTCAAGCGCGGGGAGAACGGCAAGCCGTCCTCCTGGGTCTCCGACGTCGTCAAGGGCTGA
- the pgm gene encoding phosphoglucomutase (alpha-D-glucose-1,6-bisphosphate-dependent): protein MHPRAGTPATADDLTDIDALLRAYTDRHPDPSDPDQRVVFGTSGHRGSSLTGAFTEDHILATTQAIVDHRREQGITGPLFIGRDTHALSEPAHMTALEVLAGNGVEVYVDSRGSWTPTPAVSFAILEYNRRLPGGPTGTDAGRADGIVVTPSHNPPRDGGFKYNPPTGGPAGSDATSRIADRANAYLERGLEGVRRAPVPEAVALGRASGAGADGDGSGAGIRPHDYLGTYVDALPQVVDLDAVRSAGVRIGADPMGGASVDYWGRIAEVHGLDLTVVNPQVDPAFGFMTLDADGEIRMDCSSRWSMASLVENRGSFDIATGNDADSDRHGVVTPDGGLMNPNHYLSVCVDYLFRHRPDWPADAAVGKTVVSSSMIDRVAEAAGRRLTEVPVGFKWFVPGLVDGSVGFGGEESAGASFLRRDGSVWTTDKDGIIADLLASEILAVTGESPSAAYARLEERHGRAYLDRVDAPADRERRDRLRALSAADTGLTAGSDELAGETVTGVLTDAPGTGAAIGGVKVTTENAWFAARPSGTEDKYKIYAESFRSEGHLRQVLEQAQGIVDGVLGG from the coding sequence ATGCACCCCAGGGCCGGAACCCCCGCGACCGCGGACGATCTCACCGACATCGACGCCCTCCTGCGCGCCTACACCGACCGGCACCCGGACCCGTCGGACCCGGACCAGCGGGTCGTCTTCGGTACGTCGGGTCACCGCGGGTCGTCGCTGACGGGCGCGTTCACGGAGGACCACATCCTCGCGACGACGCAGGCGATCGTGGACCACCGGCGGGAGCAGGGGATCACCGGGCCGTTGTTCATCGGCCGGGACACGCACGCGCTGTCGGAGCCGGCGCACATGACGGCCCTGGAGGTCCTGGCCGGTAACGGCGTGGAGGTGTACGTCGACTCCCGGGGGTCCTGGACCCCGACCCCGGCGGTGTCCTTCGCGATCCTCGAGTACAACCGGCGGCTCCCCGGCGGCCCGACGGGCACGGATGCGGGGCGGGCGGACGGGATCGTCGTCACGCCGTCCCACAACCCGCCGCGCGACGGGGGGTTCAAGTACAACCCGCCGACGGGCGGTCCGGCGGGGTCGGACGCGACGTCCCGGATCGCGGACCGGGCGAACGCCTACCTGGAGCGGGGGTTGGAGGGGGTTCGACGCGCACCCGTGCCGGAGGCCGTGGCGCTGGGGCGGGCGTCGGGCGCCGGTGCGGACGGTGACGGCTCGGGGGCCGGGATCCGCCCGCACGACTACCTGGGCACCTACGTGGACGCGTTGCCGCAGGTGGTGGACCTGGACGCGGTGCGGTCGGCCGGGGTGAGGATCGGCGCGGACCCGATGGGCGGGGCGAGCGTGGACTACTGGGGGCGCATCGCGGAGGTCCACGGGCTCGACCTCACGGTCGTCAACCCGCAGGTCGACCCGGCGTTCGGGTTCATGACGCTCGACGCCGACGGGGAGATCCGCATGGACTGCTCCTCGCGCTGGTCGATGGCCTCGCTCGTGGAGAACCGGGGTTCGTTCGACATCGCGACGGGCAATGACGCGGACTCGGACCGGCACGGCGTCGTCACCCCCGACGGCGGGCTCATGAACCCGAACCACTACCTGTCGGTGTGCGTGGACTACCTGTTCCGTCACCGCCCGGACTGGCCGGCGGACGCGGCCGTGGGGAAGACCGTGGTGAGTTCGTCGATGATCGACCGGGTCGCGGAGGCGGCGGGGCGCCGGCTCACGGAGGTGCCCGTGGGGTTCAAGTGGTTCGTGCCGGGGCTCGTCGACGGGTCGGTCGGTTTCGGCGGTGAGGAGTCCGCGGGGGCGAGTTTCCTGCGCCGGGACGGGTCGGTGTGGACGACGGACAAGGACGGCATCATCGCGGACCTCCTCGCCTCGGAGATCCTCGCGGTGACGGGGGAGAGCCCGTCGGCGGCGTACGCGCGGCTGGAGGAGCGGCACGGCCGGGCGTACCTCGACCGGGTGGACGCGCCCGCCGACCGGGAGCGCCGGGACCGGTTGCGCGCCCTGTCCGCGGCGGACACGGGCCTGACGGCCGGGTCGGACGAGCTGGCGGGGGAGACCGTCACCGGGGTGCTCACGGACGCCCCCGGCACGGGTGCGGCGATCGGCGGTGTCAAGGTCACGACGGAGAACGCGTGGTTCGCCGCCCGCCCCTCCGGGACCGAGGACAAGTACAAGATCTACGCGGAGTCCTTCCGCAGTGAGGGGCATCTGCGGCAGGTGCTGGAGCAGGCGCAGGGCATCGTCGACGGCGTCCTCGGCGGGTGA
- a CDS encoding DUF4442 domain-containing protein, whose amino-acid sequence MRIWPPYLGAGVRLREFADDGSRVVVTHRLNRVTANALGTVFGGTMLSMTDPFYVLMGMQRLGSDYRIWDTETQIAFVKPGRGRVTAVMEFPDEVVEEVRRETAGGEKYLRWFESSIVDDDGSTVARLRKQVYFRRRTR is encoded by the coding sequence ATGAGAATCTGGCCCCCGTACCTCGGCGCCGGGGTCCGGCTCCGGGAGTTCGCCGATGACGGCTCGCGGGTCGTCGTCACGCACCGGCTCAACCGTGTCACGGCGAACGCGCTCGGTACGGTGTTCGGCGGCACGATGTTGTCGATGACCGACCCGTTCTACGTGCTCATGGGGATGCAGCGGCTCGGATCGGACTATCGCATCTGGGACACGGAGACGCAGATCGCCTTCGTCAAGCCCGGCCGCGGCCGTGTCACGGCTGTGATGGAATTCCCGGACGAGGTCGTCGAGGAGGTGCGCCGCGAAACCGCCGGGGGTGAGAAGTACCTCCGCTGGTTCGAGTCGTCCATTGTCGACGACGACGGCTCCACCGTCGCACGCCTCCGCAAGCAGGTCTACTTCCGCCGCCGCACCCGCTGA
- a CDS encoding HNH endonuclease signature motif containing protein: MSQQIRRTRTERTEQTVAPVDTPTTTTQRFAEGVELVATGLRMLADLGDLSVADAPALLSHIIRLEHVVTAKAVVDLRTTDLVVRARAADRQGSSKPVDFLVESLGLSVREANERLRARDLLMKPVDPQPVALPEDAPDEDLQAAREAALEQARQENALRERNTATTVLANRRVLDGTSRAVPVGIATLAGAAAETCRLVRGARLSTQDVVSRVLNSATAPVPPGSAAPGATGNRRTARGLVDGANREAPRDLIEATRKRTCSVSRTGSDGMQRLTLSLPEHLMAVVTAFLATAGAPGSGMAPGPAAGGAGAGDAGAGDAGGAGAGDAGAGTTAPADGTGTRGPGNHGRDHNRDLRNRGQRWADAIVRACRAGAADTTESRPVASLLVSTTRRELTEAVTAPTRPLLLTSTGHTLSWAELVSVGLTTQWLEAIHDGNGRVVELRTNGRLATAWQRAALFAYQGCCAHPGCEEPASRTQAHHVRAWIAGGRTDVENLLLLCPRHHVDNDDSRSRATRGYADIGPGGEPVWIPPAGHDPGRRPRPNTSPTALAAAGARIRAGEATEPVGGGAR, encoded by the coding sequence ATGTCACAGCAGATCCGGCGGACACGCACGGAGCGGACGGAACAGACGGTCGCGCCGGTGGACACGCCGACGACCACCACGCAACGGTTCGCCGAGGGCGTGGAGCTGGTCGCGACGGGACTACGGATGCTCGCCGACCTCGGTGATCTGTCCGTCGCCGACGCCCCGGCGCTGCTGTCGCACATCATCCGCCTGGAACACGTGGTCACGGCGAAAGCGGTCGTGGACCTGCGGACGACCGATCTCGTGGTGCGCGCCCGGGCCGCGGACCGGCAGGGCTCGTCGAAGCCGGTGGACTTCCTCGTGGAGTCGCTGGGGCTGTCCGTCCGGGAGGCGAACGAACGGCTGCGCGCCCGTGACCTGCTCATGAAGCCGGTCGACCCGCAACCGGTGGCCCTCCCCGAGGACGCGCCCGACGAGGACCTCCAGGCCGCGCGGGAGGCCGCACTCGAGCAGGCCCGGCAGGAGAACGCGCTCAGGGAGAGGAACACGGCCACGACCGTCCTCGCCAACAGGAGGGTTCTCGACGGAACCAGCCGGGCGGTCCCCGTGGGGATCGCCACCCTCGCCGGGGCGGCGGCGGAGACGTGTCGGCTCGTCCGCGGTGCGCGGCTCAGCACGCAGGACGTCGTATCCCGGGTGCTGAACAGCGCAACCGCCCCGGTGCCGCCCGGATCGGCGGCCCCGGGCGCGACCGGCAACCGCCGTACCGCGCGGGGACTTGTCGACGGAGCCAACCGGGAGGCACCGCGCGATCTCATCGAGGCGACCCGGAAGCGCACCTGCAGCGTGAGCCGCACCGGGTCGGACGGCATGCAGCGGCTGACGCTCAGCCTGCCTGAACACCTCATGGCCGTCGTCACCGCGTTCCTGGCCACCGCCGGCGCACCCGGGTCCGGTATGGCGCCGGGGCCGGCGGCAGGCGGTGCGGGCGCGGGTGACGCGGGCGCGGGTGACGCGGGCGGTGCGGGCGCGGGTGACGCGGGGGCCGGCACCACGGCCCCGGCAGACGGGACCGGCACCCGTGGCCCCGGGAACCACGGCCGCGACCACAACCGCGACCTGCGGAACCGTGGTCAGCGGTGGGCGGACGCGATCGTGCGGGCGTGCCGCGCGGGGGCGGCGGACACCACGGAGTCTCGACCCGTCGCCTCCCTGCTCGTGTCCACGACCCGCCGGGAACTCACCGAGGCCGTCACCGCGCCGACCCGGCCGCTGCTGCTGACCTCCACCGGTCACACGTTGAGCTGGGCGGAACTCGTGTCCGTCGGGCTGACCACGCAGTGGCTCGAGGCGATTCACGACGGGAACGGCCGGGTCGTCGAACTCCGGACCAACGGGCGGCTGGCGACCGCGTGGCAACGCGCCGCACTGTTCGCCTACCAGGGCTGTTGCGCCCACCCGGGATGCGAGGAACCGGCCTCCCGGACCCAGGCGCACCACGTGAGGGCCTGGATCGCCGGCGGGCGGACGGACGTGGAGAACCTGCTCCTGCTCTGCCCCCGGCACCACGTCGACAACGACGACTCACGCTCGCGGGCGACCCGCGGATACGCCGACATCGGCCCCGGAGGGGAACCCGTCTGGATTCCCCCGGCCGGCCACGACCCGGGGAGACGACCACGGCCGAACACCTCGCCGACAGCCCTGGCTGCGGCCGGTGCCCGCATCCGCGCGGGCGAAGCGACCGAACCGGTGGGAGGTGGCGCACGATGA
- the smpB gene encoding SsrA-binding protein SmpB: MSKARKKNTRPVVATNRKARHDYTILDTLECGVALVGTEVKSLREGKASLVDAYATIDDGEVWLRNLHIPEYSHGTWTNHAPRRTRKLLLHRREIDSLMGKVRDGNNTLIPLELYFVDGRLKVELGLARGKQAYDKRQDIKRRTEEREVTRELGRRVKGITG; the protein is encoded by the coding sequence ATGTCCAAGGCACGGAAGAAGAACACCCGGCCCGTCGTCGCGACGAACCGGAAGGCTCGTCATGATTACACGATCCTCGACACCCTCGAGTGCGGCGTCGCGCTCGTCGGCACCGAGGTGAAGTCGTTGCGCGAGGGGAAGGCGTCGCTCGTCGACGCCTACGCGACGATCGACGACGGCGAGGTGTGGCTGAGGAACCTGCACATCCCGGAGTACTCCCACGGGACGTGGACGAACCATGCGCCGCGCCGGACGCGCAAGCTGCTGCTCCACCGCCGGGAGATCGACTCCCTCATGGGCAAGGTCCGCGACGGCAACAACACGCTCATCCCGCTGGAGCTGTACTTCGTCGACGGCCGGCTCAAGGTGGAGCTCGGACTTGCGCGGGGTAAGCAGGCGTACGACAAGCGCCAGGACATCAAGCGCCGCACGGAGGAGCGTGAGGTCACCCGCGAGCTGGGCCGTCGCGTCAAGGGCATCACGGGCTGA
- the ftsX gene encoding permease-like cell division protein FtsX — protein MKTRFVVREAVAGLSRNATMTVAMIITTAISLALLATGVLITTMTNETKDIYLDRIEVMIQFDGDVSANDHDCSSDECRAVKEKLESDGGVERVTFRNREQSFDRFRQLFGQSDPQLVAQTSPDALPAALHVRLADPLTTGPVDAVRDMPGVATVVDQGDDLRGATRNLDAIRNASFIVAAIQAVAAIFLIMNMVQIAAFTRRHEISIMRMVGASRWYTQAPFVLEAIVASVIGSVIAVAGMFLGKVFVLDRALRALYDSNLIARITSADIWLVSPVIVVVGAVVAAVTAQITLRWYVKR, from the coding sequence ATGAAAACGAGATTTGTCGTCCGGGAGGCCGTCGCCGGCCTCAGCCGTAACGCCACGATGACCGTCGCGATGATCATCACGACCGCGATCTCGCTCGCGCTGCTCGCGACGGGTGTCCTCATCACGACGATGACGAATGAGACGAAGGACATCTACCTCGACCGCATCGAGGTCATGATCCAGTTCGACGGTGACGTGTCGGCGAACGACCACGACTGCAGCTCGGACGAGTGCCGGGCCGTCAAGGAGAAGCTCGAGTCCGACGGCGGCGTGGAGCGGGTGACGTTCCGTAACCGTGAGCAGTCCTTCGACCGTTTCCGCCAGCTCTTCGGCCAGTCGGACCCGCAGCTGGTCGCCCAGACGTCGCCGGACGCGCTCCCGGCGGCGCTGCACGTGCGCCTCGCCGACCCGTTGACGACGGGCCCGGTCGACGCGGTGCGGGACATGCCGGGTGTCGCGACGGTCGTGGACCAGGGTGACGATCTGCGTGGGGCGACGCGCAACCTCGACGCGATCCGCAACGCGAGCTTCATCGTCGCCGCGATCCAGGCGGTGGCGGCGATCTTCCTCATTATGAACATGGTCCAGATCGCGGCGTTCACGCGGCGGCACGAGATCAGCATCATGCGGATGGTCGGCGCCTCCCGCTGGTACACGCAGGCCCCGTTCGTGCTCGAGGCGATCGTCGCCTCGGTCATCGGGTCGGTCATCGCGGTGGCGGGCATGTTCCTCGGCAAGGTGTTCGTGCTCGACCGGGCGTTGCGGGCGTTGTACGACTCGAACCTCATCGCGCGGATCACCAGTGCCGACATCTGGCTCGTCAGCCCGGTCATCGTCGTCGTCGGCGCGGTCGTCGCGGCGGTCACGGCGCAGATCACCCTCCGCTGGTACGTCAAGCGGTAG
- the ftsE gene encoding cell division ATP-binding protein FtsE translates to MITFEHVTKSYRTSTRPALSDISVEIGKGEFVFLIGPSGSGKSTFLQLMLREEDVDSGDLHVAGYHVNTMPRRKVPHLRRRIGYVFQDFRLLPKKNVFDNVAFALEVIGSSRSDIVETVPEVLRLVGLEGKETRMPHELSGGEQQRVAIARASVNRPLVLLADEPTGNLDPDTSSEIMLLLNRINATGTTVVMSTHDDVAVDSMRKRVIELSNGRVVRDDSHGVYGVGR, encoded by the coding sequence GTGATCACATTCGAGCACGTCACCAAGAGCTACCGGACGTCGACGCGCCCGGCGCTGTCGGACATCAGTGTGGAGATCGGCAAGGGCGAGTTCGTCTTCCTCATCGGCCCGTCGGGCTCGGGGAAGTCGACGTTCCTGCAGCTCATGCTCCGCGAGGAGGACGTCGACTCCGGCGACCTCCACGTCGCCGGCTACCACGTGAACACGATGCCGCGTCGGAAGGTCCCGCACCTGCGTCGTCGCATCGGGTACGTGTTCCAGGACTTCCGGCTGCTGCCGAAGAAGAACGTCTTCGACAACGTCGCCTTCGCCCTCGAGGTCATCGGGTCGTCCCGGTCGGACATCGTCGAGACGGTGCCGGAGGTGCTGCGTCTCGTGGGCCTGGAGGGCAAGGAGACGCGGATGCCGCACGAGTTGTCGGGTGGCGAGCAGCAGCGGGTGGCGATCGCCCGGGCGAGTGTGAACCGGCCGCTGGTCCTCCTGGCCGACGAGCCGACGGGCAACCTCGACCCAGACACGTCCTCGGAGATCATGCTGCTGCTCAACCGGATCAACGCCACGGGAACGACGGTCGTCATGTCGACGCACGACGACGTCGCCGTGGATTCGATGCGCAAGCGGGTCATCGAGTTGTCGAACGGGCGCGTGGTCCGTGACGACTCCCACGGTGTGTACGGCGTCGGCCGGTAA
- a CDS encoding AbgT family transporter has translation MTKDSRESRPARPSGFLGVVERVGNVLPDPFWLFVILGGVVLVLSWIGSVAGLSADDPQSGKTIHIENLLSSDGLSRIVTETVTNYTSFPPLGLIITVMLGVAVAEHSGLISAVVRAMVARVGPRTLTFAVALAGVTGSVASDAVYVILIPLGAMSFRALGRSPIVGAMVAFAASSAGFNASLVLNVTDVLLGGISTSAAQLVDPGYAVSPLANYFFVVVSSFILAGIITAVTELFVDRKAHELVDHDLISYEEVSIANAPGNTAGSGDSAERDKTREDLHADLALDRTEVRGLAATGVAALILAAVYAALLTIPGSPLRGPGGSIMDSPLISDVAVPIAIGFFLLGLVYGAVTGTVRSASDLPEMMARGIRTLLPMLVLFFAISQFLAWFQWSNIGSWLAVRGSELLQSWHLPTVLLFAGFVLLVTVLNLLITSGSAQWALMAPVIVPMMMYLGVSPEATQMLYRIGDSPTNIITPMSPYFALALTFLQRYYRPAGVGTLMSLAIPFSVSMLVGWFIAFVVWWALGIPLGPGSPMSYPG, from the coding sequence ATGACGAAGGACTCCCGCGAATCACGTCCCGCCCGGCCCTCAGGGTTCCTCGGCGTCGTCGAACGGGTGGGCAACGTCCTGCCCGACCCGTTCTGGCTGTTCGTCATCCTCGGCGGGGTGGTGCTCGTCCTGTCGTGGATCGGGTCCGTCGCCGGACTCTCCGCGGACGACCCGCAGTCCGGCAAGACCATCCACATCGAGAACCTGCTCTCGTCGGACGGGCTGTCCCGGATCGTCACCGAGACCGTGACGAACTACACGTCGTTCCCGCCGCTCGGGCTCATCATCACGGTGATGCTCGGCGTCGCCGTCGCCGAACACTCCGGGCTCATCAGCGCGGTCGTCCGGGCGATGGTCGCCAGGGTCGGGCCCCGCACGCTCACCTTCGCCGTCGCCCTCGCCGGGGTCACCGGCTCCGTCGCGTCCGACGCGGTGTACGTCATCCTCATCCCGCTGGGCGCGATGTCCTTCCGGGCACTCGGCCGCTCCCCGATCGTCGGCGCGATGGTCGCCTTCGCGGCCTCCTCCGCCGGGTTCAACGCGAGCCTCGTGCTCAACGTCACCGACGTCCTCCTCGGCGGGATCTCCACCTCGGCGGCGCAGCTCGTCGACCCCGGCTACGCCGTCTCCCCGCTGGCGAACTACTTCTTCGTCGTCGTCTCGTCGTTCATCCTCGCGGGCATCATCACCGCCGTCACCGAGCTCTTCGTCGACCGGAAGGCCCACGAGCTCGTCGACCACGACCTGATCAGCTACGAGGAGGTGTCCATCGCCAACGCCCCGGGCAACACCGCGGGCAGCGGGGACAGCGCGGAGCGGGACAAGACCCGGGAGGACCTCCACGCCGACCTCGCGCTCGACCGGACCGAGGTGCGGGGACTCGCGGCCACCGGCGTCGCGGCGCTGATCCTCGCCGCCGTGTACGCCGCGCTGCTCACGATCCCCGGCTCACCGCTGCGGGGGCCCGGCGGGTCGATCATGGACAGCCCGCTCATCTCGGACGTCGCGGTGCCGATCGCCATCGGGTTCTTCCTCCTCGGCCTCGTCTACGGGGCGGTGACGGGGACGGTGCGGTCGGCGTCGGACCTGCCGGAGATGATGGCCCGGGGCATCCGCACGCTCCTGCCGATGCTCGTGCTGTTCTTCGCGATCTCGCAGTTCCTCGCATGGTTCCAGTGGTCGAACATCGGCTCGTGGCTCGCCGTCCGCGGCTCCGAGCTGCTGCAGAGCTGGCACCTCCCGACGGTCCTGCTCTTCGCCGGGTTCGTGCTGCTCGTGACCGTGCTCAACCTGCTCATCACGTCCGGCTCCGCGCAGTGGGCGCTCATGGCGCCCGTCATCGTGCCGATGATGATGTACCTCGGCGTCTCCCCCGAGGCCACGCAGATGCTCTACCGCATCGGGGACTCGCCGACGAACATCATCACGCCGATGAGCCCGTACTTCGCCCTCGCGCTGACGTTCCTCCAGCGCTACTACCGGCCCGCCGGGGTCGGGACGCTCATGTCGCTGGCCATCCCGTTCTCGGTGAGCATGCTCGTCGGCTGGTTCATCGCGTTCGTCGTCTGGTGGGCGCTCGGCATCCCGCTCGGCCCCGGCTCCCCGATGAGCTACCCCGGCTAG